The following nucleotide sequence is from Clostridiales bacterium.
AGATCCAGTTACCTATATCAAAAGTGCAATGTACTTTCATTCCTAAGCTTTTTGCAGTTTCCAGAAATCTTTCGATTTTATCTATCTTTCCATTGGCATCCGTTTGATCATTTTCTATAGTAAGCTTTATTGAATATTTATCGCAAATGGAATTCACATCAAGGACATCCTGGGTACTCATATAATCGTAGTCTCCGATATTGAGTTTAACGTTCCTGCAGCCCATTTTACCAGATTCTTTAAAGTACCTTTCGATTTCGCCTCTATTTAGTTTACCATTTGTATATAATGATCCCGATACCGAATAATAAAGAACCATACTGAATTTTTCAGAAAACGTCCTTATTTTAAGGAGTTCAGAATCAAAATCATCCATAAACTCTCTTCTTATTTCAACACTTTTAATTCCTGAAGAATAAATATACTCTAAGAGCTTAGACTGCTTTACCCCTTTGTTTAAATCATCCAAAAACACCAGTGTATTTATTACTATATTGTTTTTGTCCATAATTTCCTCCATATTGGCAAATTTTATTCAGGCGAATGGATTATAAGCCTGGCCTCAATTTCTTTATATTTGGGTTTGCTTTTTCTATTGCTGTTGATCCTCTTTATTAGCATCTTAGCCGCTTCGGCACCGACTTCATAGGAATTTTGTGAAATAACTGGTATTTTAGAGTAAGCCAGCGACGCCCACCCCCAATCCTCATAGCCGCAAACATAGAAATCTTCCGGTATCTTTAAGTTGCACTGTTTTATACTCTGAAGGACATTTAACAGAGTTACCCCATTAAGTGTAAATATTGCCTTAAGCTTATTTTTGCATGAATTATTGAATGATTTAAGGGCCTCTTTACATGTGTTTTTATCATTTGTATCGATAGTATAAATCAATTCATTCCCATCAATATTTAACAGGTCTTTCATGGCATCCAGATATCCCTGTCTTCTGATATGTCTGACGCGGTTTCCTTTAGGTTCCTCGGTAAAAAAAGCGATATTGCGGTATCCCCTTTTTACCAGAAATTTTATAGTTTCAAATGTCATCTTGTAATTATTCGTAGCAACGGAATCAATTTTCAATTCCTTCATCGTCCTATCGGCCAGCACAATGGGTACTCTTGTTTCATTGACTTTAACTAGAAATTCATCATTATAACCGGTAGTATTCACGATAATGCCTTCGACTCTGCTGTCTATTAAAGACCCTATATATTGCCTCTCTTTTTCAGGATCATCATCAACATTCGATATTATCACCTGATAGCCGTTAGCCATACAGATGTCCCCGATCCCCTTGAGCAATATGGAGGAAAACTGGCTCGTGATATCAGCTATTATAACCCCTATCATTCCGCTTTTATTAGACTTTAACGTTTTTGCTATATTGTTTGGCCTGTAATGGAGTTTTTCAATTATATCTTGTATGTTCAGCCTTGTCCTATTTGACATGAATTCGTATTTACCATTTAGATACCTCGATATAGTAGTTTTGGACACACCTGCCAATCTTGCCACATCGTTTATCGTTACAACTTCTTTTTCTAACTTCATAATATCCCCTTTTTAGTTAATCAGTTAACGAAACCGATAAACATAAATTACATTATTATAATAGCATACATATTTCGACAAATCAATAATTTCTGAAATTTTATTTTTCTCTTCTGATGAATTAATTTTGCACGCCTTCGATTCGTAATATGAACTTATGTTATTTTGAACACTCATTCGCCAGATTCAAGTTTTGTAAGTTCTAAGGCCTGCAGCCTTAAGAATCCAAGAGCTTTTGAAACTCGTTTCACTCAGACAATCAAAAGCTCTAAGGATTCTTATGCGGCAGCAAGCCAAGAACTTATCAAAACTCTCATAATGCTCATTCGCCAGATTCAAGCTTGCGCGCAAAATAGTTGCCGGCGCATCAAAAATGTTTTATAATGGAATTGTTGATAAAGGGAGGATAGATCATGGGTGTCAAGATTGATGCAATTAAAATGAAAAAGAACCCCTTATATTCCAGTTCAGTTGTAAAAAGCGGCATTCTGGATTTTAAGGGGAGAAGTGTATCCATTTTTAATATGCATAGACCGGTGTAAATCCATGATTCTATATCTTAAATACAAGCGATATGATTTCAGGGTTTACGCCCTGAATTTTTGTTTGCATTTTAAATAACGGCGATACTTCTTCCATAAGCCTTACTGATTTTAAAAAAGGCTTATTTTTATTGTTAAAACCGGCTTTGGGAGGAGTAA
It contains:
- a CDS encoding sugar phosphate isomerase/epimerase → MDKNNIVINTLVFLDDLNKGVKQSKLLEYIYSSGIKSVEIRREFMDDFDSELLKIRTFSEKFSMVLYYSVSGSLYTNGKLNRGEIERYFKESGKMGCRNVKLNIGDYDYMSTQDVLDVNSICDKYSIKLTIENDQTDANGKIDKIERFLETAKSLGMKVHCTFDIGNWIWQKEDPLENAYKLKPYVTYIHLKDVYIGDKPHVVLLDEGNIPWRNILKIFDGSIPVALEYPCRPDTLSKLENEISKLQKVN
- a CDS encoding LacI family DNA-binding transcriptional regulator produces the protein MKLEKEVVTINDVARLAGVSKTTISRYLNGKYEFMSNRTRLNIQDIIEKLHYRPNNIAKTLKSNKSGMIGVIIADITSQFSSILLKGIGDICMANGYQVIISNVDDDPEKERQYIGSLIDSRVEGIIVNTTGYNDEFLVKVNETRVPIVLADRTMKELKIDSVATNNYKMTFETIKFLVKRGYRNIAFFTEEPKGNRVRHIRRQGYLDAMKDLLNIDGNELIYTIDTNDKNTCKEALKSFNNSCKNKLKAIFTLNGVTLLNVLQSIKQCNLKIPEDFYVCGYEDWGWASLAYSKIPVISQNSYEVGAEAAKMLIKRINSNRKSKPKYKEIEARLIIHSPE